A region from the Citrobacter koseri ATCC BAA-895 genome encodes:
- the uspG gene encoding universal stress protein UspG encodes MYKTIIMPVDVFEMELSDKAVRHAEFLAQQDGVIHLLHVLPGSASLSLHRFAADVRRFEEHLQHEAETRLQTMVSHFSIDPSRIKQHVRFGNVRDVVNELGEELNADVVVIGSRNPSITTHLLGSNASSVVRHATLPVLVVR; translated from the coding sequence ATGTATAAGACAATCATTATGCCGGTTGATGTTTTCGAAATGGAACTTAGCGACAAGGCCGTGCGCCATGCAGAGTTTCTGGCGCAACAGGATGGCGTCATTCATCTGTTGCATGTTCTTCCGGGCTCCGCCAGCCTGAGTCTGCACCGCTTTGCCGCCGACGTTCGTCGTTTTGAGGAGCATTTGCAGCACGAAGCGGAGACTCGCCTGCAAACGATGGTGAGTCATTTCAGTATCGACCCTTCCCGGATTAAGCAGCACGTCCGCTTTGGTAACGTGCGGGATGTGGTGAACGAACTGGGCGAAGAGCTGAATGCGGACGTCGTGGTCATTGGCTCCCGCAATCCGTCTATCACCACGCATTTGCTGGGTTCTAACGCCTCCAGCGTTGTCCGCCATGCTACGTTGCCGGTGCTGGTTGTGCGGTAA
- the rnk gene encoding nucleoside diphosphate kinase regulator produces MSRPTIIINDLDAERIDRLLEQPAFAGLPIADALNAELDRAQMCSPEAMPHDVVTMNSRVKFRNLSDGEIRVRTLVYPANMTDSNTQLSVMAPVGAALLGLRVGDTIHWDLPGGASTHLEVLELEYQPEAAGDYLR; encoded by the coding sequence ATGTCCAGACCAACTATTATCATCAACGACCTCGACGCCGAACGCATCGACCGCCTGTTGGAGCAGCCTGCGTTTGCTGGTTTACCCATTGCTGACGCATTAAATGCGGAGCTGGATCGCGCCCAGATGTGCTCGCCGGAAGCCATGCCGCACGACGTCGTCACCATGAACAGTCGGGTGAAATTCCGCAATCTCAGCGATGGCGAGATTCGCGTGCGCACGCTGGTGTATCCGGCGAATATGACCGACAGTAATACGCAGCTTTCCGTAATGGCGCCGGTGGGCGCGGCATTGCTGGGCCTGCGCGTCGGCGATACCATTCACTGGGACCTGCCTGGCGGGGCGTCCACTCACCTTGAAGTGCTGGAACTTGAATATCAGCCTGAAGCAGCGGGCGACTACCTGCGCTAA
- the ahpC gene encoding alkyl hydroperoxide reductase subunit C codes for MSLINTKIKPFKNQAFKNGEFIEVTEKDTEGRWSVFFFYPADFTFVCPTELGDVADHYDELQKLGVDVYSVSTDTHFTHKAWHSSSETIAKIKYAMIGDPTGALTRNFDNMREDEGLADRATFVVDPQGIIQAIEVTAEGIGRDASDLLRKIKAAQYVAAHPGEVCPAKWKEGEATLAPSLDLVGKI; via the coding sequence ATGTCCTTGATTAATACCAAAATTAAACCTTTCAAAAACCAGGCGTTCAAAAACGGTGAATTCATCGAAGTAACCGAGAAAGATACCGAAGGCCGCTGGAGCGTCTTCTTCTTCTACCCGGCTGACTTCACTTTCGTATGCCCGACCGAACTGGGCGACGTAGCAGATCATTACGATGAATTGCAGAAACTGGGCGTAGACGTTTACTCTGTTTCTACCGACACCCACTTTACTCACAAAGCATGGCACAGCAGCTCTGAAACCATCGCAAAAATCAAATATGCGATGATCGGTGACCCGACTGGCGCCCTGACCCGTAACTTCGACAACATGCGTGAAGACGAAGGTCTGGCTGACCGTGCGACTTTTGTTGTTGACCCGCAGGGTATCATCCAGGCTATCGAAGTTACCGCTGAAGGTATCGGCCGTGACGCATCTGACCTGCTGCGTAAAATCAAAGCGGCTCAGTATGTTGCTGCTCACCCAGGTGAAGTTTGCCCGGCTAAATGGAAAGAAGGCGAAGCGACTCTGGCTCCATCCCTGGACCTGGTCGGCAAAATCTAA
- the yldA gene encoding small membrane protein YldA, with protein sequence MNEALFITLAFLIMMAIIVVAVLYLERHW encoded by the coding sequence ATGAATGAGGCTCTTTTCATCACGCTGGCATTTCTTATTATGATGGCGATTATCGTCGTGGCCGTGCTTTACCTTGAGCGACACTGGTAG
- the ahpF gene encoding alkyl hydroperoxide reductase subunit F has product MLDTNMKTQLKAYLEKLTRPVELIATLDDSAKSAEIKELLAEIAELSEKVTFKEDNSLPVRKPSFLIANPGSDQGPRFAGSPLGHEFTSLVLALLWTGGHPSKEAQSLLEQIRDIDGDFEFETYYSLSCHNCPDVVQALNLMAVLNPRIKHTAIDGGTFQNEITDRNVMGVPAVYLNGNEFGQGRMTLTEIVAKVDTGAEKRAAEELNKRDAYDVLIVGSGPAGAAAAVYSARKGIRTGLMGERFGGQVLDTVDIENYISVPKTEGQKLAGALKAHVDDYDVDVIDSQSASKLLPAATEGGLHQIETASGAVLKARSIIIATGAKWRNMNVPGEDQYRTKGVTYCPHCDGPLFKGKRVAVIGGGNSGVEAAIDLAGIVEHVTLLEFAPEMKADQVLQDKVRSLKNVDIILNAQTTEVKGDGSKVTGLEYRDRVSGDIHNVALSGIFVQIGLLPNTNWLEGAIERNRMGEIIIDGRCETSVKGVFAAGDCTTVPYKQIIIATGEGAKASLSAFDYLIRSKTA; this is encoded by the coding sequence ATGCTCGACACTAACATGAAAACTCAGCTCAAAGCGTATCTTGAGAAACTGACCAGGCCTGTTGAGCTGATTGCCACGCTGGACGACAGCGCTAAATCGGCAGAAATCAAGGAATTGCTGGCTGAAATCGCTGAACTGTCAGAGAAAGTCACATTTAAAGAAGATAACAGCCTGCCGGTGCGCAAGCCTTCTTTCTTGATAGCAAACCCGGGTTCTGACCAGGGGCCGCGCTTTGCGGGTTCTCCGCTGGGGCATGAATTTACCTCGCTGGTGCTGGCGCTGTTGTGGACTGGCGGCCATCCGTCGAAAGAGGCGCAGTCTCTGCTGGAGCAGATCCGCGATATCGACGGCGATTTCGAGTTTGAAACTTATTACTCGCTCTCCTGCCACAACTGCCCTGACGTCGTACAGGCGCTGAACCTGATGGCGGTGCTGAACCCGCGTATCAAACATACCGCGATTGACGGCGGCACATTCCAGAATGAAATCACCGATCGTAATGTGATGGGCGTTCCGGCTGTGTACCTGAACGGTAACGAATTCGGTCAGGGACGTATGACGCTGACGGAAATCGTCGCCAAAGTGGATACCGGCGCAGAAAAACGGGCGGCGGAAGAGCTGAATAAGCGTGACGCTTACGACGTACTGATTGTCGGTTCCGGCCCGGCGGGGGCGGCAGCGGCAGTTTACTCCGCACGTAAAGGCATTCGTACCGGTCTGATGGGCGAGCGTTTTGGCGGTCAGGTGCTGGATACCGTTGATATCGAGAACTATATTTCCGTGCCAAAAACGGAAGGGCAGAAGCTGGCTGGCGCGCTGAAAGCGCACGTTGATGATTACGATGTTGACGTGATCGACAGCCAGAGCGCGAGCAAACTGCTTCCGGCGGCAACGGAAGGGGGCCTGCATCAGATTGAGACCGCTTCCGGCGCGGTGCTGAAAGCCCGCAGCATTATCATTGCCACCGGTGCCAAATGGCGCAACATGAACGTGCCGGGCGAAGATCAGTACCGCACGAAAGGCGTAACCTATTGCCCGCACTGCGACGGCCCGCTGTTTAAAGGCAAACGCGTTGCGGTAATCGGCGGGGGGAACTCCGGCGTGGAAGCGGCGATTGACCTCGCGGGGATCGTTGAGCACGTTACGCTGCTGGAATTTGCGCCAGAAATGAAAGCCGACCAGGTTCTGCAAGATAAAGTGCGTAGCCTGAAAAACGTCGACATTATTCTGAACGCGCAGACAACGGAAGTGAAAGGCGACGGCAGTAAAGTGACGGGGCTGGAATATCGCGATCGCGTAAGCGGCGACATCCACAACGTTGCGCTGTCCGGGATCTTCGTACAGATTGGCTTGCTGCCAAACACCAACTGGCTGGAAGGCGCGATTGAGCGTAACCGTATGGGCGAAATCATCATTGATGGCCGGTGCGAAACCAGCGTGAAGGGCGTATTCGCCGCAGGCGACTGCACCACGGTTCCTTACAAACAGATCATCATCGCGACGGGCGAAGGCGCGAAAGCCTCTCTGAGCGCATTTGATTATCTGATCCGCAGTAAGACGGCATAA